In Desulfovibrio sp. UCD-KL4C, a single genomic region encodes these proteins:
- a CDS encoding alginate lyase family protein, whose amino-acid sequence MKSYKFVWFVNRFKAMGPIENLCRLRNKCRAYLESVGFLTASKIPYTDLNSDGEIWLSMNGLESVKQLIISSADSVLNEGLVLFALEDKFPCIVPEWNTDPLTGVTCPLKFGKKLDFKNQSFCGDIKYIWEISRFLQVVPLARAWHVTGDEKYIKAVHLMIESWLDQCPYMLGVNWNSSLEIGVRLINWSIAWQYIGGINSPLFKGAAGHKFRDRWLTSIFQHMHFIDAWYSKGSSANNHLIGEAAGVFIACTTWPFWKNCKKWKSRALQILEQEADRQIFSDGVDKEQAISYQQFVIDFFLISYLADKKAFSESYINTIENMVSFIASMTNGSGNLPLIGDADDGNVTGLGLYSESDPYKSILATAGYLFSRDDFLSRAGGYDLKSVCLTGIDRDSIKPLISAENILFKRSFENGGYYILGDNFSSELELFIVVYSGPLGYGRLAAHGHADALSIYLSYKKREFLIDPGTYVYNSKPAWREYFRGTSAHNTVRIDRCDQSEQGGDFLWKTHARSEGEVHFDQSIENFRGRHNGYERLNDSVTHERVISLNKAGQQIVVQDHIHCKEAHFVETFWHFSEKCEVIFDGPHRIIASNNGVKLELLFGESALVRIVCGNSEIPSGWVSRSFGIKVPSVTVVSEVQIEGDSSLITKILY is encoded by the coding sequence ATGAAATCTTATAAATTTGTATGGTTTGTAAACAGGTTTAAGGCTATGGGCCCTATAGAAAATTTATGCCGCCTACGCAATAAATGTAGAGCATATTTAGAATCTGTAGGCTTCTTGACCGCGTCCAAAATTCCTTACACTGATTTAAATAGTGATGGTGAAATATGGCTTTCGATGAATGGATTGGAGTCTGTTAAGCAACTCATCATTTCTTCGGCAGATTCTGTTCTAAATGAGGGACTGGTTCTTTTTGCTCTTGAAGACAAATTCCCCTGTATTGTCCCTGAGTGGAATACTGACCCTCTCACTGGAGTTACCTGTCCTCTTAAATTTGGTAAGAAATTAGATTTTAAAAATCAATCATTTTGCGGAGATATTAAATATATTTGGGAGATTTCTCGATTTCTTCAAGTAGTTCCTTTAGCCCGTGCGTGGCATGTAACAGGGGATGAGAAATATATTAAAGCAGTTCATTTGATGATTGAATCATGGCTTGATCAGTGCCCGTATATGCTGGGAGTTAATTGGAATAGTTCTCTTGAGATAGGTGTCAGGCTTATAAATTGGAGCATTGCATGGCAGTATATAGGAGGGATTAATTCACCTTTGTTTAAAGGAGCTGCAGGGCATAAATTTCGTGATAGATGGCTTACTTCTATTTTTCAGCACATGCATTTCATTGACGCTTGGTATTCAAAAGGATCGTCCGCTAATAATCATCTTATAGGTGAAGCGGCTGGAGTTTTCATCGCGTGCACAACTTGGCCGTTTTGGAAGAATTGTAAAAAATGGAAATCCAGAGCTTTGCAAATACTTGAACAGGAAGCAGATAGGCAAATCTTTTCTGATGGAGTTGATAAGGAACAGGCAATTTCATATCAGCAATTTGTCATTGATTTTTTTCTAATTTCCTACCTGGCAGACAAAAAAGCATTTTCTGAGTCTTACATTAATACTATTGAGAATATGGTAAGTTTCATTGCGTCGATGACTAATGGATCTGGAAACTTACCCCTGATCGGCGATGCTGATGATGGAAATGTGACTGGCCTTGGACTATATTCTGAATCTGATCCTTATAAGTCCATCCTTGCAACTGCTGGATATTTGTTTTCGCGTGATGATTTTTTAAGTCGCGCTGGGGGATATGATCTTAAATCTGTTTGTTTGACAGGGATAGATCGTGATTCCATTAAACCTCTTATCTCTGCAGAAAATATTCTGTTCAAACGAAGTTTTGAAAATGGTGGTTATTATATTTTAGGTGACAATTTTTCTTCAGAATTAGAACTTTTCATTGTTGTTTACTCTGGGCCTCTTGGCTATGGAAGACTTGCTGCACACGGCCATGCAGATGCTTTATCTATATATTTGAGCTACAAAAAACGCGAATTTCTAATTGATCCTGGAACATATGTTTATAATAGTAAACCTGCATGGCGCGAATATTTTCGCGGAACTTCTGCTCATAATACGGTGCGGATAGATAGGTGTGATCAAAGTGAACAGGGGGGAGATTTTCTATGGAAAACTCACGCACGTTCAGAAGGAGAAGTTCATTTTGATCAAAGTATTGAAAATTTTCGCGGTAGGCATAATGGTTATGAACGTTTAAACGATTCTGTGACACATGAAAGAGTAATATCGCTTAATAAAGCTGGACAGCAAATTGTTGTTCAGGATCATATCCATTGTAAAGAAGCTCATTTTGTGGAAACTTTTTGGCATTTTAGTGAGAAGTGTGAAGTTATATTTGATGGACCACATAGAATTATTGCTTCAAATAATGGTGTAAAGCTGGAATTGCTATTCGGGGAGTCCGCTTTAGTCAGAATTGTATGCGGAAACTCTGAAATTCCTTCTGGGTGGGTTTCGCGCAGTTTTGGAATAAAGGTGCCAAGCGTAACAGTTGTCTCAGAAGTGCAAATCGAAGGTGATTCATCTTTAATTACAAAAATACTTTATTAG
- a CDS encoding ATP-dependent RecD-like DNA helicase: MSDTLIGEVRTVVYHNEENGYVVARISSKDEPSQITVVGCLGQLNPGESAEFQGRWKQHPKFGRQFEADIYERIRPATEAGVIRFLKSSSIKGIGEAIATEMVSKFGVEVLDILDEEPEKLLKIKGISQKKLDGIIESWQSQREIKNLIIFLHTHEVPPTYATRIFNLYGAQSVKRISENPYELAYDIRGIGFKTADTMALKLGFAEDSPQRIEAAIIYSLFSVSERGGHMFSPRGKLEEDVSKMLGGVDMSLIAHGISALEERKRIRVENLPEQDIDQAVFLMHFYRFESEICKRLHGLVSHPSPVSKEKVEKALPEVEKELGFTLSAEQREAVFDACVNKFFIITGGPGTGKTTITRAVVLTLSELGLKVKLAAPTGRAAKRLSEATGRSASTIHRMLQYTPDNGGFYYNEDQKLKADVLVVDEASMLDSQLCLSVLRAVPLTCRVIMVGDVNQLPSVGPGNVLSDLLQSGEVPSAVLSHIFRQAQESYIVVNAHRINDGLFPLGHPAEAPEADFFWIPQESPLKVQEMIAQTVCERIPERYDLDPMTDIQVLTPMHKGDVGTQKLNAVLQERLNPSKGKSLKRGFVEYRVGDRILQMRNNYEKEVFNGDLGRVMYIDFEANELTAEFDGNIVHYELSELDELSLAYAVSVHKSQGSEYPAIVMPIVSQHYLLLQRNLLYTALTRARTLAVLVGSKRAFHIGLNNITAGKRFTNLRYRIKQIFDDNLL, translated from the coding sequence ATGTCGGACACTCTGATTGGTGAAGTTCGAACAGTTGTCTACCACAATGAAGAGAACGGTTATGTTGTAGCACGTATTTCTTCTAAAGATGAGCCTTCACAAATTACTGTTGTTGGCTGCTTAGGGCAACTTAACCCCGGTGAATCCGCAGAATTTCAAGGGCGCTGGAAGCAGCATCCTAAATTCGGACGTCAATTTGAAGCTGATATTTATGAACGTATTCGCCCTGCGACTGAAGCTGGAGTGATAAGATTTCTTAAGTCTTCATCAATAAAAGGAATTGGGGAAGCCATTGCAACTGAAATGGTGAGTAAGTTTGGGGTTGAAGTCCTTGATATTCTTGATGAAGAACCTGAAAAACTTTTGAAAATAAAGGGTATATCCCAAAAGAAACTTGATGGGATTATCGAATCATGGCAATCGCAGCGTGAAATCAAAAATCTAATTATTTTTCTTCATACACATGAAGTCCCTCCTACATATGCTACGCGTATATTTAATCTTTATGGCGCACAGTCAGTCAAACGAATCAGCGAAAATCCGTACGAACTTGCTTATGACATTCGTGGTATAGGGTTTAAAACTGCCGATACCATGGCTCTTAAACTTGGATTTGCGGAAGATTCTCCGCAACGAATCGAAGCCGCAATTATTTATTCTCTTTTTTCTGTCAGTGAACGTGGCGGACATATGTTCAGTCCGCGGGGAAAGTTGGAGGAAGATGTTTCCAAAATGCTCGGCGGAGTAGATATGTCTTTGATTGCGCACGGTATCAGTGCTCTTGAAGAGAGGAAGCGGATCAGAGTCGAAAATCTTCCGGAGCAGGATATTGATCAGGCTGTTTTTCTTATGCACTTTTACAGATTTGAAAGCGAAATCTGTAAACGGTTGCATGGTCTTGTCAGTCATCCATCACCTGTAAGCAAAGAAAAAGTAGAAAAAGCTCTGCCGGAAGTTGAGAAGGAACTGGGATTTACACTTTCCGCAGAACAACGGGAAGCTGTATTTGATGCTTGCGTGAATAAATTTTTTATTATTACCGGTGGCCCGGGAACAGGTAAGACAACAATTACCCGTGCTGTTGTTCTGACTCTTAGTGAACTGGGGCTAAAAGTTAAGCTTGCTGCACCAACTGGTAGAGCCGCAAAGAGACTTTCTGAAGCAACAGGGCGTTCTGCATCCACTATTCACAGGATGTTGCAATATACTCCAGATAACGGTGGTTTTTATTACAATGAAGATCAGAAGCTTAAGGCTGATGTTTTAGTTGTTGATGAAGCTTCTATGCTGGATTCACAGCTGTGTCTTTCAGTACTTAGGGCTGTTCCTTTGACTTGCAGGGTTATCATGGTAGGTGATGTTAATCAGCTCCCTTCTGTCGGCCCCGGAAATGTCCTTTCCGATTTACTGCAAAGCGGAGAAGTGCCGAGCGCTGTTCTCAGTCATATTTTTAGGCAGGCACAAGAAAGCTATATTGTTGTAAATGCGCATAGAATAAACGATGGATTATTTCCTTTGGGGCATCCCGCAGAAGCTCCAGAAGCTGACTTTTTCTGGATTCCGCAGGAGTCTCCTCTTAAAGTTCAGGAAATGATAGCTCAAACAGTTTGCGAACGGATTCCAGAAAGATATGATCTTGATCCGATGACGGATATTCAGGTCCTTACTCCAATGCATAAGGGTGATGTTGGCACTCAGAAGCTCAATGCAGTGCTGCAGGAAAGACTTAATCCTTCAAAAGGTAAATCTCTTAAAAGAGGATTTGTTGAATATAGAGTCGGCGATCGAATTTTGCAAATGCGCAACAATTACGAGAAGGAAGTTTTCAACGGTGATCTCGGTCGAGTTATGTATATTGATTTCGAGGCAAATGAGCTAACAGCTGAATTTGATGGCAACATTGTTCACTATGAGTTGTCAGAGCTCGATGAGCTGTCTCTTGCTTACGCGGTGAGTGTGCATAAATCGCAGGGCAGTGAATATCCTGCCATCGTTATGCCAATAGTCTCACAGCATTATCTTTTGCTGCAACGAAATCTTCTTTATACCGCACTTACGCGAGCACGTACTTTAGCGGTTCTGGTCGGAAGTAAAAGAGCTTTTCACATCGGTTTAAATAATATTACCGCAGGGAAAAGATTCACCAATCTACGTTACCGGATCAAGCAAATTTTTGACGATAATTTACTCTAG
- the recR gene encoding recombination mediator RecR — translation MDNLPAPLRVVALELAKLPGLGPKSALRIALTMLKMPREKVTVIGQSIIELRDKLCICEHCASITETCPCHICSDPSRESDKLCLVSEWDSLLSIEEMGLYRGYYLVLGGLLSPLDGISPQHLEFNKLEARLAKGEVKELILALGATVEAEGTASYIKNMVQNRFPQVELSRLAQGIPIGSEVKHTDKETLRQSLEYRQKL, via the coding sequence GTGGATAATTTGCCAGCCCCGTTGCGGGTTGTTGCTCTGGAGTTAGCCAAACTTCCTGGTCTTGGTCCAAAATCAGCGTTGCGTATTGCTCTTACTATGCTTAAAATGCCGCGGGAAAAGGTTACTGTAATCGGGCAGAGTATAATTGAACTGCGCGATAAGCTTTGCATCTGCGAACATTGTGCAAGTATTACTGAAACATGTCCCTGTCATATTTGTTCTGATCCAAGTCGAGAAAGTGACAAGCTTTGCCTTGTTTCCGAATGGGATTCGCTGTTGTCGATTGAAGAAATGGGGCTTTACAGAGGGTATTATTTAGTACTTGGTGGGCTTCTGTCACCACTTGATGGCATTTCTCCCCAGCACTTAGAGTTTAATAAGCTTGAAGCACGCCTTGCGAAAGGTGAAGTCAAAGAGCTTATTCTTGCTCTCGGTGCAACTGTGGAGGCGGAAGGAACTGCTTCATACATTAAGAATATGGTTCAAAATCGTTTTCCTCAGGTAGAGCTGAGCCGTCTTGCTCAAGGAATTCCTATAGGGAGCGAAGTTAAACACACAGATAAAGAGACTCTGCGTCAATCTCTTGAATATCGCCAAAAATTATAG
- a CDS encoding YbaB/EbfC family nucleoid-associated protein, translated as MKGMNDLMRQAQVMQRKMTQLQEELKDREVESSAGGGMVTVKVNGSSEVLAITIDPAVVESGDVEMIQDLVLSAVNDANKKAKTMMETEMSKITGGMNIPGMF; from the coding sequence ATGAAAGGTATGAATGACTTAATGCGTCAGGCTCAGGTTATGCAGCGTAAAATGACCCAGCTTCAGGAAGAACTTAAAGACCGCGAAGTTGAAAGTTCTGCCGGTGGCGGAATGGTAACCGTTAAAGTTAATGGTTCTTCTGAAGTTTTGGCTATTACTATCGATCCCGCTGTTGTTGAATCCGGCGATGTAGAAATGATTCAGGATCTTGTCTTATCCGCAGTCAATGACGCTAATAAAAAAGCTAAAACTATGATGGAAACAGAAATGTCTAAAATCACAGGCGGCATGAATATTCCTGGTATGTTTTAA
- the xrtD gene encoding VPLPA-CTERM-specific exosortase XrtD → MAAIFSFISVFAAWIVLYLNSFPSLLRRWNTDDYSYCWIVVPLALYIAWQRRDMLPKILTPSVKSGYVALLVVAVLFFIGKAGSVDALVFVSMWLSIVVIVLFVFGLKSMKAFFFPLAILAFFIPPPPFINRMLTFKLRLISSDLSVRIMQLIDIPVYREGNVIDLGMIKLHVVDACSGLRYVFPTILLGILIGYWFNKRPWQRFIIFVTTIPIAIITNALRIAIVGYIARNISVETAHNFFHEASGIIIYLLSISFLVLLSLILNLFGAKESIKRVESYSSLNRNNGSNSVVHVIVMAVFFAGMFMFNESLVSARVIPDRMSFNNFPLSIGSYAGERQYFDNKIIESLGADDYFTAVYRNKNSGRAILVLISYYNFQEPQRAAHNPISCLLGGDGWGLSSSKDLPADLKDGRAFRVRSLLLEKPGSRLLALYWFQQRGRIITNEYLNKVYLALDSIKKNRTDGALIRVELLLKDGETVQHGQQILNSFIGNFSIILNKYIPN, encoded by the coding sequence GTGGCTGCTATTTTCTCTTTTATAAGTGTCTTTGCTGCGTGGATTGTGCTTTATTTAAACTCATTTCCTTCGCTCCTGAGGCGCTGGAACACTGACGATTATTCTTATTGTTGGATTGTTGTTCCGCTTGCTCTTTACATAGCATGGCAGCGAAGAGACATGCTTCCTAAAATTTTAACTCCTTCAGTTAAATCAGGCTATGTTGCTTTGCTTGTTGTTGCAGTTCTTTTTTTTATAGGGAAAGCGGGGTCAGTTGATGCTCTAGTTTTTGTTTCAATGTGGCTCTCTATTGTTGTTATAGTGCTGTTTGTTTTTGGTTTAAAATCGATGAAAGCATTCTTTTTTCCACTGGCTATTCTCGCTTTTTTCATTCCGCCGCCACCTTTTATTAACAGGATGCTTACTTTTAAATTGCGTCTTATTTCATCTGACCTTTCAGTTAGAATTATGCAACTAATTGATATTCCAGTATATAGAGAAGGTAACGTAATTGATTTAGGAATGATAAAGCTTCACGTCGTGGACGCTTGTAGCGGACTTCGTTATGTCTTTCCTACAATTTTGTTAGGTATTCTCATAGGGTATTGGTTTAATAAGAGGCCATGGCAACGGTTTATTATTTTTGTTACGACTATTCCTATTGCTATTATTACTAATGCTTTACGAATTGCAATAGTTGGATACATTGCGCGTAATATCTCGGTTGAGACAGCTCATAACTTTTTCCACGAAGCTTCTGGAATAATTATTTATCTTCTTTCAATTTCCTTTTTGGTTTTGCTCAGTTTGATTCTTAACCTTTTCGGGGCAAAGGAATCTATAAAGCGAGTTGAATCATATTCGTCATTAAACAGGAATAATGGATCTAATTCAGTCGTGCATGTTATAGTAATGGCAGTGTTTTTTGCTGGAATGTTTATGTTTAATGAAAGTTTAGTGTCTGCAAGGGTTATCCCTGATCGCATGTCGTTTAATAACTTTCCACTGAGCATTGGATCATATGCAGGAGAAAGGCAGTATTTTGATAATAAAATCATTGAGTCTTTGGGGGCGGATGACTATTTTACCGCTGTTTATCGCAATAAAAACTCTGGTAGAGCTATTCTTGTTTTGATATCTTATTACAATTTTCAAGAACCGCAACGAGCTGCACATAATCCGATTAGTTGTCTTTTAGGCGGGGACGGCTGGGGATTATCATCGTCAAAAGATCTTCCCGCTGATTTAAAAGATGGAAGAGCGTTTCGTGTAAGAAGCTTGCTACTTGAAAAACCAGGGTCACGTTTATTGGCTTTATATTGGTTTCAGCAGAGGGGCAGAATTATTACAAATGAGTATTTGAATAAAGTATATCTTGCGCTTGATTCTATTAAAAAAAATCGTACAGACGGAGCTTTGATTAGGGTTGAACTGCTTTTAAAAGATGGAGAAACTGTTCAGCATGGGCAACAGATACTTAATTCTTTTATTGGAAATTTCTCAATAATTTTAAATAAATATATTCCAAATTAA
- a CDS encoding GGDEF domain-containing protein, protein MLQLIKKRSNSTNFPSNKKTSFIDGPGIGSLIQNVCRLNILYFAIQDFPILTEMYGSEWADNLEVQIRTEIENEGYSHLQHDEFHIFSFNAGQFFLLDPTECKVTMSLEELAYQLKVNIENKVKSEQIGQTGNTITINSGHSFFNAAHTDNKSWSDFLSAIGEARLEAQNCTDISSMELSKEFCEIISQGKVNSHYQPIVNLADKRIHAWEALARGPISSPFRSPLTLFDMAEKLGKLFQLEKICRESAISSFGTINPQQKLFLNIHPRTIVDPNFSSGETRILLDRWNLKPENIVFEITERHSVKDFKTFRKTLEHYRNQGYMVAIDDAGTGYSGLSSIAEIKPDYIKLDQSFVNNIETNMVNRAIVETFNDFAEKIGGKLIVEGIETQSQAVAIMDMGVHMGQGFFFAKPSKIKPELTTDALNIKKSPDLKADHNICGTPVKNLAIPVDYVEIDTPVPVVQDFFEQGRSISSVIVVKNNVPCGLIMEYNLNKHLSGKFGVALYCNKPITSVMDDSPLSVDIETPVENVSKQAMARERKKAYDDIIVTKNDKLYGIVSVQKLLDNLAHAQVEMAKGTNPLTGLPGNLGIEKEIEHRMKEGKQYSIIYADLDNFKVYNDTYGFKSGDKIILLISRVISWATAKHGSDTDFIGHIGGDDFVQIISPEKAERICLAITRCFKRLVKTSYNAKDRTNGWMEGKGRDGTTSKFPLVSVSLAILDCTPKQSLFEIGEQAASLKKWAKSIEGNCWVRERRKI, encoded by the coding sequence ATGTTACAACTTATCAAAAAAAGATCTAACTCAACAAATTTCCCATCAAATAAAAAAACAAGCTTTATTGATGGGCCGGGCATTGGAAGTTTAATTCAAAATGTCTGCAGGCTTAATATTTTATACTTCGCAATTCAAGATTTTCCGATCTTGACTGAAATGTATGGATCGGAATGGGCTGATAATCTTGAAGTTCAAATCCGAACTGAAATTGAAAACGAAGGCTATAGCCATTTACAACATGATGAATTTCATATTTTTTCCTTTAATGCCGGGCAATTCTTTTTACTTGATCCTACAGAATGCAAAGTGACGATGTCGCTTGAAGAATTAGCTTATCAACTCAAAGTAAACATCGAAAACAAAGTTAAAAGTGAACAAATCGGTCAGACTGGAAATACTATTACAATAAACAGTGGTCATTCTTTTTTCAATGCGGCCCATACTGATAATAAGTCGTGGTCCGACTTTTTATCGGCAATAGGTGAAGCCAGACTTGAAGCACAGAACTGCACTGACATTTCAAGCATGGAATTAAGTAAGGAATTTTGTGAAATTATTTCTCAAGGAAAAGTAAACAGTCATTATCAACCAATTGTAAACTTGGCTGATAAAAGAATTCACGCATGGGAAGCCCTTGCAAGGGGACCTATAAGTTCTCCCTTCCGCTCTCCTTTAACCTTATTTGATATGGCTGAAAAACTTGGCAAACTTTTCCAACTGGAAAAAATATGCCGAGAATCCGCTATTAGCTCTTTCGGCACAATAAATCCTCAACAAAAACTATTCCTGAACATTCATCCCCGTACAATTGTTGACCCGAATTTTTCATCAGGTGAAACCAGAATTCTACTTGATCGCTGGAATCTTAAGCCTGAAAATATAGTTTTTGAAATAACAGAACGTCATAGTGTCAAAGATTTTAAAACATTTCGTAAGACACTGGAACACTACAGAAACCAAGGTTACATGGTCGCAATTGACGATGCAGGAACAGGATATTCCGGTCTGTCATCAATTGCTGAAATCAAGCCTGATTATATCAAACTGGATCAGTCGTTTGTTAATAATATTGAAACAAACATGGTTAACCGTGCAATTGTTGAAACTTTTAATGATTTTGCTGAAAAAATCGGCGGAAAATTAATTGTTGAAGGAATCGAAACTCAATCTCAAGCTGTAGCTATAATGGACATGGGTGTCCACATGGGACAAGGATTTTTCTTTGCTAAACCTTCAAAAATAAAACCTGAATTAACGACTGATGCTCTTAACATAAAAAAATCTCCAGACTTAAAAGCTGACCATAACATATGCGGAACACCTGTTAAAAATCTCGCCATACCAGTTGATTACGTTGAAATAGATACTCCTGTACCAGTCGTTCAAGATTTTTTTGAGCAAGGCAGATCTATCAGCAGCGTCATTGTTGTAAAAAACAATGTCCCATGCGGATTGATCATGGAATATAATCTTAACAAGCACCTTTCCGGCAAATTCGGAGTTGCGCTCTACTGCAACAAGCCAATTACCTCGGTTATGGATGATTCTCCACTTTCAGTTGATATAGAAACGCCCGTTGAAAACGTTTCAAAGCAGGCAATGGCGAGAGAAAGGAAGAAGGCATATGATGATATTATCGTAACTAAAAATGACAAATTATACGGCATTGTTTCCGTCCAGAAACTATTGGATAACCTTGCTCATGCTCAAGTTGAAATGGCAAAAGGAACTAATCCGCTAACAGGTTTACCTGGCAACCTTGGAATTGAAAAAGAAATTGAACACCGCATGAAAGAAGGCAAACAATACAGTATTATTTATGCTGACCTAGACAATTTCAAAGTCTATAATGATACATACGGCTTTAAAAGCGGTGACAAAATAATTCTACTCATCAGCAGGGTAATCTCTTGGGCGACTGCAAAGCACGGATCAGACACAGATTTTATCGGTCATATCGGCGGTGACGACTTTGTTCAGATAATATCACCAGAAAAAGCAGAAAGAATATGTCTTGCTATTACCCGTTGCTTCAAAAGATTAGTTAAAACCAGCTACAATGCAAAAGACAGAACCAACGGCTGGATGGAAGGAAAAGGCCGCGACGGAACAACTTCAAAATTTCCTCTAGTTTCCGTCTCACTGGCAATACTAGACTGCACTCCCAAACAATCACTTTTTGAGATAGGTGAACAAGCCGCATCACTCAAAAAATGGGCAAAATCCATTGAAGGAAACTGTTGGGTGCGCGAAAGACGTAAAATATAA
- the dnaX gene encoding DNA polymerase III subunit gamma/tau — MSTSNLTAKYRPQTFAEVAGQHAVKTILSRAAAQDKIAPAYLFSGTRGVGKTTIARIFAKALNCVNGPTAEPCNVCENCRQITAGIGVDVVEIDAASHGKVDDARRLKEDIGYAPIEFRYKVFIIDEAHMLTTQAFNALLKTLEEPPAHATFIMATTETHKFPATIISRCQHYAFKMLSSSELTAHLANILQQEKIEFESGAVDLIAKRGAGSVRDSMSLLGQVLALGSEKLLESDVRSILGLAGRDVFFSLMQAIHSHDLVSVGEVVKQVLDRGLDLGFFIRELGSCWRNMFLLGQSGERAIPLLDLSSEEAKEFMHWATTFDRSFVHACWQMTVDGQRKVMNSLEPAMALELLLLNMASLSDLISVERAGALFSAAPAPNQPSTPIPSQAPNSVSASGQAARTTSGSGETPPWQNSPQQSASSGQTQGTLQGGPPSHNQKGMQGRTAPQSNSVSASGRPVGRSESGNPAGHSSSSEAGSEDSSIPDDVHLPNANIDESEFKAQSEVVSNLNIETESATISTVNESRDFEGFLKYVSESGANGTVAGLSNCKGKVANGKLVLTCANPFHQSQVGSRECKTVVCKLAAEYYGEVTDVEIEVSSKGVRKSRQQLRAEVEEHPDVMRLVDAFGASIISVEPRRDV; from the coding sequence ATGAGTACATCCAATCTGACAGCAAAATATCGCCCTCAAACCTTTGCGGAGGTTGCAGGGCAGCACGCAGTCAAAACTATTCTTTCCCGTGCCGCCGCGCAGGATAAGATTGCCCCTGCCTATCTTTTCAGCGGGACACGTGGGGTCGGCAAGACGACTATAGCCAGAATTTTTGCCAAGGCTCTTAACTGTGTTAATGGGCCGACAGCTGAGCCTTGCAACGTATGCGAAAACTGCCGTCAGATTACAGCCGGTATAGGTGTTGATGTTGTTGAAATAGATGCTGCATCGCACGGTAAAGTAGATGATGCCAGACGACTTAAAGAAGATATCGGTTATGCTCCGATTGAATTTCGTTATAAAGTTTTCATAATAGATGAAGCGCATATGCTGACAACTCAAGCATTCAATGCGCTGCTTAAAACTTTAGAAGAACCTCCTGCTCACGCGACGTTTATCATGGCAACAACGGAGACTCATAAGTTTCCAGCAACCATCATAAGCCGTTGTCAGCATTATGCTTTTAAAATGCTTTCAAGCTCTGAGCTTACAGCGCATCTTGCAAATATTCTGCAACAGGAAAAAATAGAATTTGAAAGCGGAGCGGTTGACCTTATAGCTAAAAGAGGAGCCGGTAGTGTCCGTGACTCTATGTCTCTGCTCGGGCAGGTTCTGGCTCTCGGCAGTGAAAAATTGCTTGAATCTGATGTTCGGTCAATCCTTGGACTTGCCGGACGTGATGTGTTTTTCTCGCTTATGCAGGCTATTCATTCACATGATCTCGTTTCAGTCGGCGAAGTTGTTAAGCAGGTACTTGATCGTGGACTTGATTTAGGATTTTTTATTCGTGAACTCGGTTCTTGCTGGCGAAATATGTTTTTGCTCGGGCAATCGGGAGAAAGAGCTATTCCGTTGCTTGATCTTTCTTCTGAGGAAGCAAAAGAATTTATGCACTGGGCAACGACATTTGATCGTTCTTTTGTCCATGCCTGCTGGCAGATGACTGTTGATGGTCAGCGTAAGGTTATGAATAGTTTAGAGCCTGCAATGGCTCTTGAGCTTTTATTGCTTAATATGGCTAGTTTGTCTGATCTTATTTCTGTTGAAAGAGCTGGAGCGTTGTTTTCGGCGGCTCCTGCACCAAATCAACCATCAACCCCTATACCTAGTCAGGCGCCAAATTCAGTTTCAGCTTCAGGTCAGGCCGCGCGTACCACTTCTGGTTCCGGTGAAACTCCACCATGGCAGAATTCTCCGCAGCAGTCAGCTTCGTCAGGTCAGACTCAGGGGACACTGCAGGGTGGGCCACCTTCTCATAACCAAAAAGGTATGCAGGGAAGAACTGCGCCGCAAAGCAACAGTGTTTCTGCTTCCGGCCGTCCTGTGGGACGTAGCGAATCAGGAAATCCTGCAGGGCATAGTAGCTCAAGTGAAGCTGGATCTGAAGATTCTTCGATTCCTGACGATGTTCACCTCCCAAATGCTAATATTGATGAATCTGAATTTAAAGCTCAGTCAGAAGTAGTCTCTAATCTTAATATCGAGACAGAATCTGCAACTATTTCTACTGTAAACGAGTCGCGTGACTTTGAAGGATTTCTAAAGTACGTCAGCGAAAGCGGGGCAAACGGAACTGTTGCGGGCCTTTCGAATTGTAAAGGGAAGGTCGCGAATGGCAAACTTGTGCTTACCTGCGCTAATCCATTTCATCAGAGTCAAGTTGGTTCCCGTGAATGTAAGACTGTTGTCTGCAAATTGGCCGCTGAGTATTATGGAGAGGTTACGGACGTTGAAATTGAAGTAAGTAGCAAAGGTGTTCGTAAAAGTAGGCAGCAGCTCCGTGCTGAAGTTGAAGAACATCCAGATGTTATGCGCTTGGTGGATGCGTTTGGTGCTTCAATTATTTCAGTTGAACCACGTAGAGATGTGTAA